Proteins found in one Aethina tumida isolate Nest 87 chromosome 1, icAetTumi1.1, whole genome shotgun sequence genomic segment:
- the LOC109600700 gene encoding bromodomain adjacent to zinc finger domain protein 2B isoform X5, with protein sequence MDKENGKSNESSSGSTKASNTQDPSSLLDAASLFAYWPRGDAANAANAANLFAAAGGGFGLPPHPSLPFGMLPPSGGGGRGGSMSSLSASSSAAAAAYNNAYTNTLSVAASQAASLGIPAASAAWWSMASHLAAQDYLARLQASGMNFPSLGNPSDLQYSSLGLPSLSSHHKSSKNSKSSSLSRSQGHSKDKLASMSKVDSRIEQSLKATSVQNSKSGGSGSQKYSNSGLSIQPSMKLPSSNASGDRKQSSKNSDLSYMKHLDKPKSSSASSGVKVSSQPAPSIFTSPLTLASNSDKNSPNSNSTQNSVNSSSIASLPSSILSDPNSILGGVRLPPDTEIIKYTSSIVGPKIPGTTNRGRKKTISLDPPVDQDGLTPPSTPSGDRVEVIKLPATNGSPSSMFNSSGGSDATGGDYPLNLSLKPSTAVSTASGSSSLNSLSNMSANIGVDRISRRKPGPKPRRVVPSGSQLPPAAPSASLAQLFAQADSPRPPSRNEGSDGGSSTSSTCAGGSASTMTSMSANHKEGRPRNLGRGVSKPKKNTVASLLAQSRALGIKPGPMLDPNASMNQQMNVLKSNILAAQQYISEAGGDEKALNKFLQEKFRGTLSDSSTVDASTDSDNLTDSNHTDSEMESEVAAKKQKQYDERLLRVPLELGWKRETVIRGLTKNGGIKGDVTYVAPDSSNKFKQMSDITQYLEYQKNGELSRDNFTFSCRVILGDYLQPVPPEMATDGSEFIHLSEEDVNRRLEELKMAMRTSLPVEQRIEMARKQQAARAAARLDREQARLAKEIERTERQEAARRDREARSQQMLEAKRKRQEELEKHRLEEQQRKQQERELKRQQAAILKEQMYIQEISKQREILYTVELERERRRQHMALVKALENRRKLEERERKKQQLLAEKQANKEKKKEQRKIELEILNEIRKPCEDLELDQKPLPEFDRIPNMKMPGKAFADILMVFEFLHNFGETLGFDMESLPTLDSLQQALLPHDNSLDAEEELFSVMTHLLVCAIEDPGIPNPARHTTILGQSLRQADITHQNLSEILRIYLYANATGEVKALTGVHFERDREKRIADHHQNDNEMQQTQVGKNSQYYELLHENPTYKMSDMLKDKPFMALSATDKAAILAFICNELLQNKAVIRQIEVSLETVVQQRKEKWLLDTKIRKLKMLHSRKVRSEAMEKAQKADGEEGVDSPSLHKDDLLDEDENDMSENESVGTQPEEVILEEDNKLSGEELGKKLEKFVKSSESQLHALNVATHQLRATCYGQDRYWRRYWSMPKAGGIFVEAIESADYAEFENQFKSDSDIAPVPIHSLSDVNNIVDSVEKINDTEVDQEVSNIVAANGDGLQSSDVKMTDDNENEHRKTPNRLNTLGNGELPDNGEKNLVQLQKSVDDIVQNLERNIDLEKQKESQDNNLNNHVEVKTDAMDNEPIGSKKFNLFERLGQCMERENKTEEDLKADVKAEVKEELKNEILNELKSEIKTELKTEVKQEVEEEKIDPEHKWFSIVHKDGSTCEGVQLTAGNKWENGVGACTRDNITELKIPVFPPPGSNSSATYNSCDSPAPLQMTPEESVQLELIKKHGMPASCTRMPVPKDKRYGWWRITEVDQLREVLDNLHMRGVRERELKRNFVNIMQTMYENQGRLHIEEGSKELSEFIAEQMDDVDYVEDAPRPDPPGSWNQSIAHRVDLFLLEQVEALEDKVASASMQVKGWKLPSRDLPEIAFGEVVKLVKERLSSLEQNIERRYLKPPLGVNTGDPNLAALAHEAASGSGGGSSGGGNCGSGSSLQSGSSASSSSGGGGGNAPASEDIPKGLMVWREAVNRSQTSAQLAMCLYSLEASIAWDKSIMKAVSLPNVVFNKQKARKYNSKLSNCQFCHSGDNEDKLLLCDSCDRGYHTYCFKPKMENIPDGDWYCHECMNKATGDRNCIVCGKKVSQSGTKLILCELCPRAYHTDCIQPTLNKVPRGKWYCNNCISKKPQKKTVKKNHKISRESESSEHPPSSPAPSHSSVTTNEDQSLTLNSGGAPPNDTPSASACSSNSAAACATPNVSGSPTSSTTGALQPQGASSASKKDQHRANKKLMKELAPCRAILEDLECHDDAWPFLLPVNTKQFPTYKKIIKIPMDLSTIKKRLQDMQYKSREEFCADVRQIFNNCETFNEDDSPVGKAGHCMRQFFEARWNELCINHS encoded by the exons gtGCAGCCTGGTGGTCCATGGCATCTCATCTGGCCGCACAAGATTACCTCGCTCGTTTGCAAGCCTCTGGCATGAACTTTCCCTCACTAGGTAATCCAAGTGATTTACAATACTCATCTCTGGGCCTCCCATCATTGTCCTCCCATCACAAATCATCGAAAAATTCGAAGAGTTCTTCACTGTCCAGATCGCAGGGACACTCAAAGGACAAACTGGCATCTATGTCAAAGGTGGATAGCAGGATCGAACAATCACTGAAAGCCACTTCAGTGCAAAACAGTAAATCTGGAGGCTCTGGAAGTCAAAAATACTCAAACTCTGGGTTGTCCATACAACCCAGCATGAAGTTACCTAGCAGCAATGCCAGTGGTGATAGGAAACAGTCATCGAAAAACAGTGATCTGAGTTATATGAAGCATTTAGACAAGCCGAAAAGTTCTAGTGCCTCATCTGGAGTTAAAGTTTCTTCTCAGCCTGCACCCAGCATATTTACAAGTCCATTAACTTTGGCCAGTAATTCAGACAAGAATAGTCCTAATTCAAATAGTACTCAAAATTCTGTGAATAGTAGTAGTATTGCCAGTTTACCTTCTAGTATATTAAG TGATCCAAATTCCATATTGGGTGGCGTTAGATTACCGCCCGACACGGAAATAATCAAATACACATCATCCATTGTGGGTCCTAAGATTCCAGGTACAACGAACCGTGGCAGAAAGAAGACGATTTCTTTGGATCCTCCAGTG GATCAAGATGGGCTCACACCGCCTTCGACACCGTCAGGTGACCGTGTGGAAGTTATCAAATTGCCGGCCACAAATGGCAGTCCATCCTCAATGTTCAACAGTTCGGGGGGATCGGACGCTACGGGCGGCGACTATCCACTTAATCTGTCATTGAAGCCGAGTACGGCCGTCTCCACCGCCAGCGGCAGTTCCTCTTTGAACTCGCTTAGCAATATGTCAGCCAATATCGGTGTCGATCGTATAT cTCGACGAAAACCTGGTCCCAAGCCACGCCGCGTCGTACCATCGGGCAGTCAGTTACCCCCGGCCGCTCCTAGCGCCTCTTTGGCCCAACTATTTGCCCAGGCCGACTCCCCTCGTCCGCCCAGTCGTAACGAAGGCTCGGACGGCGGCAGCTCCACATCCTCCACCTGTGCCGGCGGCAGTGCCTCAACCATGACGTCAATGTCCGCCAATCACAAAGAAGGTAGACCTAGAAATTTGGGCAGAGGCGTGAGCAAACCGAAGAAAAACACCGTGGCATCGTTGCTGGCTCAGAGCAGGGCGTTGGGTATTAAGCCGGGTCCGATGTTGGATCCTAACGCGTCCATGAACCAGCAGATGAACGTTCTGAAATCGAACATACTGGCTGCGCAGCAATACATTTCCGAAGCCGGTGGCGACGAGAAAGCCTTAAATAAATTCCTTCAGGAAAAGTTCAGAGGCACTTTAAGTGATTCTAGCACCGTAGACGCTTCCACCGACTCCGATAACTTGACCGATTCCAATCATACTGATTCCGAAATGGAATCCGAAGTGGCTGCCAAAAAGCAAAAACAGTACGATGAAAGGTTACTGCGAGTGCCGCTAGAGTTAG GTTGGAAACGAGAAACCGTCATCAGAGGTTTGACGAAGAACGGCGGAATTAAAGGCGACGTGACTTATGTAGCCCCTGATTCTTCCAACAAGTTCAAACAGATGTCTGACATCACCCAGTACTTGGAGTACCAAAAGAACGGTGAATTGTCGCGTGACAATTTCACGTTTAGCTGTCGAGTAATTTTGGGTGATTATTTACAACCTGTACCGCCTGAAATGGCAACGGATGGAAGTGAATTTATCCATCTTTCTGAAGAAGATGTTAATAGAAG gtTGGAAGAACTAAAGATGGCTATGCGTACAAGTCTGCCAGTCGAACAACGAATTGAAATGGCTAGAAAACAACAAGCAGCCAGAGCTGCGGCGAGGTTGGACCGGGAACAAGCCCGTTTGGCTAAGGAAATTGAAAGAACTGAACGACAAGAGGCCGCACGCAGAGACAGGGAAGCAAGATCCCAACAAATGCTCGAG GCCAAAAGAAAGCGCCAGGAAGAGCTCGAAAAACACAGACTTGAAGAACAGCAAAGAAAACAACAg gAGAGAGAACTCAAAAGACAACAGGCAGCCATACTAAAAGAACAA ATGTACATACAGGAGATCAGTAAACAACGAGAAATACTCTACACTGTTGAGTTG GAAAGAGAACGCCGCCGCCAACATATGGCCCTAGTGAAGGCACTTGAAAACAGAAGAAAATTGGAAGAAAGGGAACGCAAAAAGCAACAGCTTTTGGCCGAGAAGCAGGCCaacaaagaaaagaaaaaggaacaaagaaaaattgaattggaAATTCTTAACGAAATTCGTAAACCATGCGAGGACTTGGAACTGGATCAAAAACCTTTGCCAGAATTCGATAGAATTCCGAATATGAAAATGCCAGGCAAAGCGTTCGCCGACATCCTTATGGTGTTCGAATTTTTGCATAACTTTGGCGAGACTTTAGGATTTGATATGGAATCTTTGCCAACTCTCGATTCGTTGCAACAAGCCTTATTGCCACATGACAACTCGTTGGATGCAGAAGAAGAACTCTTCTCAGTAATGACCCATCTGTTGGTTTGTGCTATCGAAGATCCTGGTATTCCTAATCCCGCAAGGCACACCACGATCTTGGGCCAAAGCTTACGACAGGCTGACATAACGCATCAAAATTTGTCGGAAATTCTCAGAATTTACCTGTACGCTAACGCAACCGGTGAAGTGAAGGCCCTTACAGGTGTCCATTTTGAGAGAGATCGCGAAAAAAGAATAGCTGACCATCATCAAAACGACAACGAAATGCAGCAGACTCAAGTGGGAAAGAATTCTCAATATTATGAACTGTTGCACGAGAATCCAACATATAAAATGTCAGATATGCTCAAAGACAAACCATTCATGGCATTGTCGGCCACTGACAAAGCTGCCATATTAGCTTTTATTTGTAACGAGTTGCTTCAGAATAAAGCAGTTATTAGACAAATTGAAGTGTCTCTTGAAACTGTAGTACAACAAAGAAAAGAGAAGTGGCTTCTGGACACTAAAATTAGAAA GTTGAAGATGTTGCACAGTCGTAAGGTCAGGTCGGAAGCTATGGAAAAAGCACAAAAGGCAGATGGAGAAGAGGGCGTAGATTCTCCTTCATTGCATAAAGATGATCTCCTAGATGAAGATGAGAACGACATGAGCGAAAATGAAAGTGTTGGTACACAGCCTGAAGAGGTAATCTTG gaGGAGGATAACAAATTGTCTGGTGAGGAGCTTGGAAAGAAGCTGGAGAAGTTCGTCAAGAGTTCTGAATCCCAGTTGCACGCACTAAATGTCGCAACACATCAGTTACGGGCCACATGTTATGGTCAAGATCGCTATTGGCGCCGGTACTGGTCAATGCCCAAAGCGGGTGGGATATTTGTAGAAGCGATTGAGTCTGCCGACTATGCCGAATtcgaaaatcaatttaaatctgACAGTGATATTGCTCCAGTTCCAATTCATAGCTTGAGTGATGTTAATAATATCGTTGACAGTGTTGAAAAAATCAATGACACTGAAGTAGATCAAGAGGTAAGTAACATCGTGGCAGCCAATGGCGACGGACTTCAATCGTCCGATGTTAAAATGACCGATGACAACGAGAACGAGCACAGAAAAACACCTAACCGATTAAACACTCTTGGAAATGGTGAGTTGCCGGACAATGGCGAAAAGAATTTGGTACAACTGCAGAAAAGCGTGGATGACATTGTACAAAACCTCGAACGTAATATCGATCTGGAAAAACAGAAGGAATCTCAAgacaataatttgaataaccaTGTCGAGGTGAAAACCGACGCCATGGACAACGAACCGATTGGAAGTAAGAAGTTTAATCTCTTCGAACGATTGGGTCAGTGTATGGAGCGTGAGAACAAAACCGAAGAAGATCTGAAAGCCGACGTCAAAGCCGAAGTCAAAGAGGAGctgaaaaatgaaattcttaACGAACTCAAATcagaaattaaaactgaattaaaaacAGAAGTTAAGCAGGAAGTTGAGGAGGAAAAGATTGATCCTGAACATAAGTGGTTCAGTATTGTGCACAAAGACGGATCCACTTGTGAAGGTGTTCAATTAACTGCCGGAAACAAATGGGAAAACGGTGTTGGAGCATGCACTAGAGACAACATAACGGAATTAAAGATACCCGTCTTCCCGCCACCTGGCTCTAACTCGTCAGCAACCTACAACTCGTGTGATAGTCCAGCACCTTTACAG ATGACCCCTGAGGAAAGCGTTCAACTTGAGCTCATAAAGAAGCATGGTATGCCAGCATCATGTACACGGATGCCCGTCCCGAAGGACAAGAGATATGGCTGGTGGCGCATCACCGAAGTCGATCAGCTCAGGGAAGTGTTGGACAACTTGCATATGAGAGGCGTTCGTGAACGTGAACTTAAGCGAAACTTCGTCAACATCATGCAAACTATGTATGAAAATCAAGGACGTTTGCATATTGAAGAAGGCTCCAAAGAACTGAGCGAGTTCATTGCAGAACAAATGGACGATGTCGACTATGTTGAAGATGCTCCACGTCCGGATCCTCCAGGTTCTTGGAACCAATCGATTGCTCATCGTGTGGATCTCTTCCTTTTGGAACAG GTTGAAGCACTTGAGGATAAAGTCGCTAGTGCCAGCATGCAAGTAAAAGGGTGGAAATTGCCTAGTAGAGATCTTCCCGAGATTGCATTCGGTGAGGTAGTTAAACTTGTAAAGGAGAGACTGAGCTCTCTAGAACAGAACATTGAAAGGCGTTATTTAAAACCTCCATTGGGAGTaaa CACTGGCGACCCGAACCTTGCCGCCCTAGCGCACGAAGCCGCCTCCGGAAGTGGTGGCGGTTCGTCAGGGGGTGGAAACTGTGGTTCCGGGAGCTCTCTTCAGTCCGGCTCTTCGGCTTCGAGCTCCTCTGGCGGCGGTGGCGGCAACGCGCCTGCCTCAGAAGACATTCCCAAGGGACTGATGGTGTGGCGCGAGGCTGTTAATCGCTCTCAGACATCGGCACAGTTGGCCATGTGCTTGTATTCTCTCGAGGCATCGATAGCTTGGGATAAGAGCATCATGAAAGCTGTGAGCCTCCCCAATGTTGTCTTTAATAAACAGAAAGCCCGCAAATATAACAGCAAGCTGAGT AACTGCCAATTTTGTCATAGTGGTGATAATGAAGATAAACTTCTTCTTTGTGATAGTTGCGATAGAGGATATCATACGTACTGTTTCAAACCAAAAATGGAAAACATTCCTGATGGAGACTG GTATTGTCACGAGTGCATGAACAAAGCAACTGGCGATAGAAATTGTATAGTCTGCGGAAAGAAAGTGTCCCAGTCAGGCACAAAATTGATCTTGTGTGAACTATGCCCGCGGGCCTACCACACTGACTGCATTCAGCCAACACTCAACAAAGTTCCCCGTGGCAAATGGTACTGCAACAACTGCATATCGAAAAAACCACAGAAGAAAACAGTGaagaaaaatcataaaatcagCAGGGAGAGTGAGTCCTCGGAACACCCTCCATCTAG TCCGGCTCCTTCTCACAGCTCGGTCACAACGAATGAGGACCAGTCACTGACCTTAAATAGCGGAGGGGCACCACCAAACGACACACCATCGGCTTCCGCATGCTCATCAAATAGTGCCGCTGCTTGTGCGACTCCCAATGTCAGTGGTTCACCTACTTCTTCCACAACTGGTGCACTACAACCTCAAGGCGCAAGCTCTGCATCAAAGAAGGATCAGCATCGCGCAAACAAGAAGCTAATGAAGGAACTAGCACCTTGCCGCGCAATTTTGGAAGACTTGGAGTGCCATGACGACGCATGGCCGTTCCTCCTGCCCGTAAACACCAAACAGTTTCCCAcctataagaaaattattaagatcCCAATGGATCTGTCCACCATCAAGAAACGTCTCCAAGATATGCA atacAAATCCAGAGAAGAGTTTTGCGCAGATGTGaggcaaatatttaataattgcgaAACTTTCAACGAAGACGACAGTCCAGTTGGAAAGGCTGGCCACTGCATGAGGCAATTCTTTGAGGCACGCTGGAATGAACTATGCATTAATCATAGTTGA